In the Hordeum vulgare subsp. vulgare chromosome 7H, MorexV3_pseudomolecules_assembly, whole genome shotgun sequence genome, one interval contains:
- the LOC123411416 gene encoding uncharacterized protein LOC123411416 has protein sequence MHSSSPSSAVVAYSSSSPSDLSPADGFLCVKEGVDEMIKHVANEPSLGLYFVQQHAQASMPILLDVKGKVTEKTREITLHTEDIEDSICAVRSMAEFGLPIADDMIKDINKSLKIMSKTQPKRGLIQNPIWGFQSDKSSEPWNDLDTTNGGSSKNYLSSMLNTAKQKASSLRWPQTDFAMNDGVSEKSVSSTAQESSPAGGHGASTPSDAERDEVVSISNRLLENKNAATMNQGLSPSDISHTAESYNKFKEEQELKLQEWLRESIEAEDNRG, from the exons ATGCacagctcctctccctcctccgccGTCGTCGCGTATTCTTCCTCGTCTCCATCAGACCTCTCTCCAGCAGACGGCTTCCTGTGCG TGAAGGAGGGGGTCGACGAGATGATCAAACACGTCGCGAATGAGCCCTCCCTCGGGCTCTACTTCGTCCAGCAGCACGCCCAGGCATCCATGCCCATCCTCCTAGACGTCAAg GGCAAGGTTACGGAAAAGACTCGTGAGATAACATTACACACTGAAGATATAGAGGATTCTATTTGTGCTGTGAGGTCCATGGCTGAGTTTGGACTTCCAATTGCTGATGATATGATCAAGGACATAAATAAATCTCTAAAGATAATGTCGAAGACCCAACCAAAGAGGGG GTTAATCCAGAACCCCATTTGGGGTTTCCAATCGGACAAAAGCTCAGAACCATGGAATGATTTGGACACTACTAATGGTGGAAGTAGCAAGAACTATTTGTCTTCTATGTTGAACACCGCAAAGCAAAAGGCATCGagtctcagatggccacagactgATTTTGCTATGAACGATGGCGTTAGTGAGAAGTCAGTGTCTTCTACAGCTCAAGAATCATCACCAGCCGGAGGACATGGGGCGTCAACACCCTCGGATGCAGAAAGGGATGAAGTAGTCTCCATTTCGAACCGTTTGTTGGAAAACAAAAATGCAGCTACTATGAATCAGGGCCTATCTCCTTCTGATATCTCCCACACGGCGGAGAGCTACAACAAGTTCAAAGAAGAACAGGAGCTGAAACTGCAAGAGTGGCTCAGGGAGTCGATAGAAGCTGAAGATAATAGAGGTTGA